A genomic segment from Bacillus alveayuensis encodes:
- a CDS encoding anti-sigma B factor antagonist (product_source=KO:K04749; cath_funfam=3.30.750.24; cog=COG1366; ko=KO:K04749; pfam=PF13466; superfamily=52091; tigrfam=TIGR00377): protein MDLTIDIKEELQHIEVELSGEIDAYTAPKLRETLMPMAEKDNAYIKISLKEVEYMDSTGLGVFVGLLKAIRKHNGHLKLTDLSPRLERLFNITGLSDIMEIYPKAVGENQ, encoded by the coding sequence ATGGATTTAACGATTGATATAAAAGAAGAATTACAACATATAGAAGTTGAGCTATCAGGAGAAATTGATGCATACACAGCTCCGAAGCTGAGGGAAACGTTAATGCCAATGGCGGAGAAAGATAATGCGTATATAAAAATAAGTTTAAAAGAAGTGGAATATATGGATAGTACAGGTCTAGGAGTTTTTGTGGGTTTATTAAAAGCTATTCGAAAACATAATGGCCACTTAAAGCTAACGGACTTGTCCCCGAGATTAGAGCGGCTATTTAACATAACAGGATTAAGTGACATCATGGAAATTTACCCAAAGGCAGTAGGTGAGAACCAATGA
- a CDS encoding negative regulator of sigma-B (phosphoserine phosphatase) (product_source=KO:K05518; cath_funfam=3.60.40.10; cog=COG2208; ko=KO:K05518; pfam=PF07228; smart=SM00331; superfamily=81606), with amino-acid sequence MMQRQFTNNIQVLAYQIEKIGNISCGDSFYMLASDEYFVCTIADGLGSGEGAKDSSATVCEVVKKYQKEDIETIFNYCNQAMKNKRGATVSVLKVDFQRKLFTYSSVGNIRFVLYTPSGQYIYPIPVVGYLSGKKQKYRIQTFQYESGSKFIIYSDGLLAPTMKSLLKYCNTIDDIFRQLQVYVPLRKDDLTYIVGELC; translated from the coding sequence ATGATGCAACGTCAATTTACGAATAACATTCAAGTGCTCGCTTACCAAATTGAAAAAATCGGCAATATTTCTTGTGGAGATAGTTTCTATATGCTCGCTAGTGATGAGTATTTTGTTTGTACCATTGCGGATGGATTAGGTAGTGGGGAAGGTGCTAAGGACTCATCAGCGACTGTTTGCGAGGTCGTCAAAAAATATCAAAAAGAGGATATAGAAACTATTTTCAACTATTGCAATCAAGCTATGAAAAATAAACGAGGTGCAACTGTCTCCGTTTTGAAAGTAGATTTCCAAAGGAAGCTATTTACCTATAGCTCTGTTGGAAATATTCGTTTTGTCTTATACACACCCTCTGGTCAATATATTTATCCAATTCCAGTTGTCGGGTATCTATCAGGCAAAAAACAAAAATACCGGATTCAAACATTTCAATATGAAAGTGGTTCTAAATTTATCATCTATTCTGATGGTCTTCTCGCACCTACCATGAAATCATTGCTAAAATATTGCAACACGATTGATGATATTTTTAGACAGCTGCAAGTTTACGTCCCATTACGAAAAGATGATTTAACATATATCGTAGGAGAGCTATGTTGA
- a CDS encoding RNA polymerase sigma-B factor (product_source=KO:K03090; cath_funfam=1.10.10.10,1.10.1740.10; cog=COG1191; ko=KO:K03090; pfam=PF04539,PF04542,PF04545; smart=SM00530; superfamily=88659,88946; tigrfam=TIGR02941) gives MTQMSPEPKRTKEEIHNLIRQCHQNGQNSKAQEKIVKHYYDLVQALAEKYGNGKGHKEDLMQVGMVGLLGAINRYDPSIGKSFEAFAIPTIIGEMKRYLRDKTWCVHVPRWIKELGPKIKTAVEELTNQLQRSPKVDEIAAYLGTSEEEVLEAIEMGKSYQALSVDREIKADSDGSTVTILDFVGQKEEGYEQINQRLTLERILHVLTDRERQVIDHTFLRNRSQKETGELLGISQMHVSRLQRRAIKKLRKAVRSDILEINR, from the coding sequence ATGACACAAATGTCTCCAGAACCAAAACGAACTAAAGAAGAAATCCATAATCTCATCCGTCAATGCCATCAAAATGGCCAAAATTCAAAAGCTCAAGAAAAAATCGTGAAACATTACTACGATTTAGTTCAAGCTTTAGCTGAAAAATATGGGAATGGCAAGGGACATAAAGAGGATTTAATGCAGGTTGGTATGGTAGGATTGTTAGGCGCTATTAACCGTTACGATCCATCTATTGGCAAGTCATTTGAAGCCTTTGCTATCCCAACTATTATTGGAGAAATGAAGCGATACTTGCGTGATAAAACATGGTGTGTTCATGTCCCACGTTGGATAAAAGAGCTTGGACCGAAAATCAAAACAGCTGTTGAAGAATTAACGAACCAATTGCAGCGATCACCTAAGGTTGATGAAATTGCTGCATATTTAGGGACTTCAGAAGAAGAAGTATTAGAAGCGATTGAAATGGGAAAAAGCTATCAAGCGCTCTCGGTCGATCGAGAAATAAAAGCGGATTCAGATGGAAGTACTGTAACCATTTTAGACTTTGTTGGCCAAAAAGAAGAAGGGTATGAACAAATTAATCAACGGTTAACATTAGAGAGAATTTTACATGTGTTAACAGACCGAGAACGACAAGTTATTGATCATACTTTTTTGCGTAATCGCAGTCAAAAAGAGACAGGGGAACTGTTAGGAATTTCACAGATGCATGTTTCGAGGCTTCAGCGCCGTGCCATTAAAAAGCTAAGAAAAGCTGTAAGGTCAGATATATTGGAGATCAACCGATGA
- a CDS encoding serine/threonine-protein kinase RsbW (product_source=KO:K04757; cath_funfam=3.30.565.10; cog=COG2172; ko=KO:K04757; pfam=PF13581; smart=SM00387; superfamily=55874; tigrfam=TIGR01924): MTKLKDYVEIKIPAKPEFIGVVRLTLSGIASRMGFSYDDIEDLKIAASEALTNAVKHAYQQDGHGEIIIGFGIWDDRLEVMVTDNGKSFDFQKLKEKLGPYSPSVSIDDLHEGGLGLFLIETLMDEVKVQVHSGVTVLMTKVLTGEKMEHDTNVSRTKTN, translated from the coding sequence ATGACAAAATTAAAAGACTATGTAGAAATAAAAATCCCCGCAAAGCCTGAGTTTATTGGGGTCGTCCGTTTAACATTATCCGGTATTGCCAGTAGGATGGGCTTTTCTTACGACGATATTGAAGATTTAAAAATTGCTGCTAGTGAAGCTTTAACAAATGCCGTTAAACATGCCTATCAACAAGACGGACATGGAGAAATCATCATTGGTTTTGGGATTTGGGATGATCGACTTGAGGTTATGGTGACGGATAACGGAAAAAGCTTTGATTTTCAGAAGCTAAAAGAAAAGCTCGGACCATATTCTCCTTCTGTGTCGATCGATGATTTACATGAAGGAGGTTTAGGTCTCTTTTTAATTGAGACATTGATGGATGAGGTGAAGGTTCAGGTACATTCAGGTGTGACTGTACTTATGACAAAGGTTTTGACGGGGGAGAAAATGGAACATGACACAAATGTCTCCAGAACCAAAACGAACTAA